The Actinomyces wuliandei genome contains the following window.
GCGCGCCGCCCGTGACAGCTTCTTGGGGACCGCCACCTGGACGGTCACCAGCAGGTCCCCGGTCCTGCGCTCCGCGGCGACCCCCTTGCCCCTCAGGCGCAGCACGGTTCCTGAGGAGGTGCCCGGCTTGATCCGGACCCTGGAGGTGCCCCCGTCCAGGAGCGGGACCTCCACGGTGGCACCCAGCGCTGCCTCCGACAGGGTCACCGGCAGGTCCATGCGGAGGTTGGTGCTGTCCGTCGGGTCGATGGAGTAGACAGGGTGACGCTCCACCGTGATGGTCACCACCATGTCGCCGTTCTCGCCCCCGCCCGAACCGGGACGACCCTTGCCCCGCAGCCGGATCTTCTTGCCCGTCCGGACCCCGGCAGGGATACGGACGGTCATGGTGCGTCCGTCCGCGGTCAGCTCCACGGTCGTGCCCGCCACCGCGTCACGCAGGCTCAGGGTGGCAGAGGTCAGGACGTCAGGCCCCTTGGTCGGCGAGGGCCGGGACCCGAAGCCCCCGAAACCGAAGGAGCCGGGGCGCCCGCCCGA
Protein-coding sequences here:
- a CDS encoding DnaJ C-terminal domain-containing protein, whose product is MASQDWMTKDFYAVLGVSKDADSAQIKKAYRTLAKKYHPDRNPDDAVAAEKFKEVGEAYAVLSDPKERQQYDAIRSMAGGGARFTSGAGGASAGGFEDILSSMFGAQGGNVRFETGGAGQPDLDDLLRMFGGTPSPTRSGGRPGSFGFGGFGSRPSPTKGPDVLTSATLSLRDAVAGTTVELTADGRTMTVRIPAGVRTGKKIRLRGKGRPGSGGGENGDMVVTITVERHPVYSIDPTDSTNLRMDLPVTLSEAALGATVEVPLLDGGTSRVRIKPGTSSGTVLRLRGKGVAAERRTGDLLVTVQVAVPKKLSRAARKALEAFDEAMGDTDPRATLMEEASR